In Patescibacteria group bacterium, the following proteins share a genomic window:
- a CDS encoding class II fructose-bisphosphate aldolase — protein MLVHIKELVEDAEKEGYALGAFNILNIEMALGVAYAAEKTGSPVIFQVSQNVIEYMGVKPITHIVSTIAKNIAVQVPVALHLDHGKSFDAIFECINSGFTSVHIDASSLPYDENVNLTRHVVEVARPKGVWVQGELGEMIGGHGQSGNIINNVPIADPDKVAEFVKATKIDTVAAPIGTAHGVYENERVDLEVLKAIKERISIPFVLHGGSGVKSEDMKKAVAMGVNIINIGSDLKIAFSKKLIETCVNNKEETDPRVLLKPTIEAVEKVVREKVKIFGSAGRYQVKKIET, from the coding sequence TTAACATATTAAATATTGAGATGGCTTTGGGCGTGGCTTACGCGGCCGAAAAGACCGGCTCTCCGGTAATTTTCCAGGTTTCCCAGAATGTAATCGAATACATGGGGGTAAAGCCGATTACCCACATCGTTTCGACGATCGCGAAAAATATCGCGGTCCAGGTGCCGGTCGCCCTGCATCTTGACCATGGGAAGAGTTTTGACGCGATTTTCGAATGTATTAATTCGGGTTTTACCTCGGTCCATATTGACGCTTCCAGCCTGCCTTATGACGAGAATGTAAATCTTACCCGGCACGTAGTTGAAGTGGCCCGGCCCAAAGGGGTCTGGGTGCAAGGGGAGCTCGGAGAGATGATCGGCGGGCACGGCCAATCAGGAAATATTATTAATAATGTTCCGATTGCCGATCCGGATAAGGTAGCGGAATTCGTCAAAGCGACAAAAATTGACACCGTCGCGGCGCCCATCGGAACCGCCCACGGAGTTTATGAAAACGAAAGAGTCGACCTCGAAGTTTTAAAAGCTATTAAGGAAAGAATATCGATTCCTTTCGTCCTGCACGGCGGTTCAGGCGTAAAAAGCGAAGATATGAAAAAGGCGGTCGCTATGGGCGTTAATATTATTAATATCGGAAGCGATTTGAAAATCGCCTTTTCAAAAAAATTAATTGAGACTTGCGTTAACAATAAAGAAGAAACCGATCCGAGAGTGTTATTAAAGCCAACTATCGAGGCAGTGGAAAAAGTCGTAAGGGAGAAAGTGAAAATTTTTGGGAGCGCCGGACGCTATCAGGTGAAAAAAATTGAGACTTAA